GGAGCAACTAACTTGCACATTAAAAGAAATAAAGAGCCAGATGCGCTTGTAATTAATCCGGCTAATGTGCATAAATCTTATACGCCGCCTACTGCAACTAGAATGGATACTATGACTATGATTGATGGACCGCAGTTTAATCCACAAATAAAAATTTTAAACGGTGCATATTATGGACTGTATTCGATTAATGTGAATGGACAAGAATATACGGATCCTAAAATAGCAGATGATTACAATGCAGCACAATATAATAGTCTTAATTTAACTACTTCAACTTCTGATCATTCTAATAACCAAAATAATAATACTTCTTCTGGAAGTGCAACATTGACAACTGCATCACCTGGAAATTTAAAAATTGGAGGGTCAACTAATAGAGTTGGATGGTATCATACAGGAACAAGTTGGACTGGTTCAAGTATAAATGCTCTTACTAGAGGGGTAATACATATGTCGGATGTTAATAATTTAACTTCCTCTAGTTATTATATTTCATATTCGAATTTAAATGGTGCTACAGGTGGAAATAATCAATTTTATAATGAACATACAGGTAATTACGGTGAAATTAGTGCAGGTAGTTCAACAGCAGATAAGATATTTTTAGATATTAGTAATAATTTTACTATTAATCCTTCAATTATAAATACTGGAAGTAGAACTTTTGATATTGAATTTAATATAGACAGAGGTAGTGGTTTTACAGCTGTAAAAAATAGTTCTGGAACTTTGAATTTTGTTAATGATGATGGATATACAATTTTTAATATAAATGGAAATAATAATAATGGTATACATAATTTAGGAACTATAGACTATTCAACTGGAAATTATTATAATCAATTCAATATAAATGGAAATAGTAATAATGGTATATATTCTGCTGGAACAGTAAATAGCTCATTTAATACTTTTAATATAAATGGAAATAATAATAATGGTATATATTCTACTGGAACAGCTAATATAACTAATTCTAATTTTAATGTAAATGATGGTGTAGTAAATGGTTACGACTATAACACAGGAGTATTAATCACAAGTGGTTCTAATAGTAGTAATAGTAGTAATTATATTGTGAATGGTAGTCGTTCAAGTGGAATCTTTTTAACAGGAGGTTCAATAACTTCTAGTAGAGATGAAATAAGTGTTGGAGGATCTGAAAGTAATGGAATTTATTTAAGTTCTGGAACAATTTCTTCAACTATCGATAACTATGGTAGAGGATTTATTAAAGTTAGTGGAGGAAGTTCCAATGGTGTATTTGTAAAAAGAGGAGCTACTGTAACTACTGTAGACGATGATTTTACAATTAGTGGAAATGGCTCTAACGGTATTAATATAGAAAGTGGAGCAACAGTAGGTACCGTACAAAGTTCTAGTTTTACTGTTGGTGGTAGCGGTAATGGTTCCAATGGTATTTATGCACAATCAGGTTCAACATTGAGTAATATTAATAGCACAAGTTTTTCTGTAACTGGTAATGGTTCCAATGGAGCTAATTTACAAAATGGATTAGCTACTAATTTTTCTAATATAACAGCTACAGTTTCAGGATCAGGTTCTACAGGAATTACGCTTAATACACAAAAACCACATACTTTTATAGGTGCTAATACTTTTACTGTTTCAGGTGGAAATGCAAGTAGTGGAATTTACTTATATGATAGTGAAGGATTTACTATGAATGCAACAGGAAATGCTGCAAATAGTAGTTTTGATGTATCTAATAATTCAATAGGAGTTGGAATTAATGTAAATGATAGTGTAACTAAAGCTAAAACAATAACTTTCAGTACAGCTTCTACTCCAGGAAATACTCATTATAGAACATACATGAAATTAACTGGTAATGGTAGTAATGGTTCCAATCCAAATACTGAAGGATCTATAGGATTTAATATTCAAAATGGAAGAATGACAAGTGCTGCTACTGATACAAATAAAAAAGTAGAAATTACAGGTATGTTAGATGTTGAGGTAGCAGGTAATAATAATGAATTGTATAAAAATAACAGTTATATAAAGGAATTGAAGATCAGTAATGGAAGTGGTCTAAGTTCAACAGGTACAGCTGATCCTAATGCTATGATAGCAAGCTATAATAATGGGTATGGTTTAATAGATGTTGATGGTGACAGAAATATAGTTTTTTCTAATTTAGGTTTCGTAAAAACTGGTAGTGTTGATTTGAATGCTATTACAATAGATGGAAATAATAATGCTGTTGCGTATTTTGCAGGATCTAATGTTGATTTTAGAAATGCTAGAACAGGAAATGAAGGGAAAATAGGATATTTTGGAATTAGTGATAGTGATGTGATAAAATTACAAGGTTCTATAGGAGGAAATGGTGCAAGTGATGCAAATGTTGGAGTTTATGCTGTTTCTGGTCAACGTAAAGGATTAGGAACATATGATGCCATCGGAGATAATACTAGCGGATCAGGAAATACATTATCTAATTTAAATGTAAGTGATTTAAATATAGGATTTTCTAAGTATTCAACTAATGGAACTTTAGTATATTCAGCAAAAGGGACAGTAGTAGAAGTAAAAAATGATAGTAATAACTATAATAGAGATAAAGCAAGTAATCATGTTAACACAATTTCAGATGGAATAGTTCTTGATAATAAATCTGGAGGAAATTTTTCTCCTTATAAATGGGGTTATACAACTGATTATGATTTAAGATCGACTGGAACAACAATTGCATATTCGAAAGGAGTATGGGATTGGTCTGGATTAATGTACGATAGTACACCCACAGCGCTTACAAATAGTCCTTCAGAAATAATTATTGGTTCAGCTGTTGATATGGCTTCAAAATCAGGTATAGCTTATAGAGCAGAAAAAGGAGGAAAAGTAACTGTAGGTTCTAGTATTCTTAAAAATGGTACTGATAAAATAAATACAAGAGCTGGAGGAACAAATTCAGTAATTGCTTATGCAGATGGTAACAATGTAACGAATGTTAAACATGAAAATAATGGAAATTATGCAAGTAAAAAAGGTAATATCCACATGGATAGTTCTTTAATTGAAATTCAGGGGGATATTGTTGCAGCAGATGATGGAGTATTTAGTTCCAATGTGTTAGGTTCAACAGCTGCTGATAAATTACAAGCCTATAATAATATAGCAGCATATGCTGTTAATGGTGGGGATATTCTTATTAAAACAAGTGGTACTGTTCCGACAGATGCAAAAGAAGCCGATGATACGAAAGATGCTGATAATAAAGGATCATTGATATATGGACTTGGAGCATATGCTTCAGGATCTGGATCAAATGTAATTTATACTTCAGATGGAAACGGTGCAACTATTATATCTGGAACTAAAGGTGCGCTTTATGCTGAAGATAATGGATACATAGAATTTAAAGGTAATATTGTAAATCAAAATAATGATGTAGCAACAGTAATAACAGATACGACTAATGCAACTGTAAAAGTATCTCCTAATAGAAGTGGTACAGGACAAAATTTAATTGGAAGTGATCATAATAATGTTGCACCATTCTTTGTAAAACGTAGTTCTTTCAATGATGAAGCAGCAATAACATTTAATGACACTACTAATATAGATATGTATAACGGTGTTCTATTGGTTGGAAATGAATATTATCATAATAATGCATTATCAAGGGATTACAACAGAGGATTTTCTGATTACTACAAAGGAGCTGGTATACCTGCTACACAAGATGAACAAACTAAATATAAAAATGCAAAATATAGAGGTATGGAAAATGTTAGTGTCAAAATATTATCTAATGATGTTAATTTAGGACTGGTTAACCAATACGGTGAAGAATTAAATTGGGATTCTACTAGAAATGCAAGTAGTACAGGAACAAACTTCTTACAAGGTATTGCAGATTATGCTAAATTAAATAAAATAGAAAATTTTGGTACAAATTCTAAGAGAACTAATAATGAATATTCGTTCTCAACATCACTTATAAATGGTAAATTAAAAGTAACAGCTGATGTTGATTTGGAAGATCATTTAGTAACTGGAAGTGATTCTACAATTACTGGAGCTACAAATAAAAATGCAAATGATCCATTCAATGATATAGCAATGGAAAGTGAACTTGTTACATTTGATAATAATGTAAATGTTGCTGGAGATGTAAAATATTTAGCAGGTAAGAAACAAGGATTAAATATGGCAAATTCTTTATATCGTTGGAATGATGATGATTTGAAGAATAGACGTGAATCAACAGCAAGTTTAGTGAAAACAGAAGCTAAAGATTCAGGATATATATTGAAAAAAGCAAAATTAAATGTATGGGGTGGAAGTGCTAATCCAGGTGACAGTATAACAGGAGTTAATGTTGCTTATGGTACAATTGATAATCAAAAAGACAGTAAAATTTATGTTGATCACGGAAACGGAATCGTTGGAACAGATGGAAGTATCTTGAAAAATGAAGGTAAAATCTATGTAACTGGGAAATATGATCCTGCTACTCAAGCTGGATATACAGGATTAACAGCAACACCAAGAACAGGAGCAACAGTTGAAACTCAAGTAGATTCTACAAAAGGTGAAAATTATGGTATCGTAGGAATTTCTACTCAAAATGTTAGGGAACATCAAAATTATGGTGGAAATAGATATGGAGAAAATAAAGTAGAAATCGAAAATAAAGATGGTAGTATTGAAGTAGATGGTAAATTAGCAGTTGGTATTTATGGAGAAAATATTAATCAATCAGGAACAACTTTTACTGATCAATATGCTAAAAAATCAAATATTAATATAGCTTACGATAACCAAAATTCAACTTCACCAGATGCTATTAAAGTAAACTATGGAGCTGGAACAGCAAGTGGTACGCAAACAGTTAAAGAAAATAAAGCCTTACGAGGTGTTGGTATTGCACTAGTTGAACACGATAAAGATAGAACAGCTGCAAACAGAGGTGGAATTATCACTCTAAACACTCAAAATAAAGGAATTGCAAATACAGCAGATATTTTAACTTTCGAAAATGGTATTGGTATTTATGGTGAAAGTGCAGACATCAGATTCAAAGGAGATTCTACTGGACTTACTGTTGATACAGGAAGCGACGGAGCAGGAGTTTGGGTAACTGATGATTCAAATATTTCAAGCCATGCAGATAGAATTGCAGGAGCAAAAACATTAAATTACAACTATAAAGGATATGACAATAAAAAAGGATTTGCAATGGTATTTGGAAGCACAGATTCAAACAATACTTATGGTGGAACAAATGCAACAAACTATATGGACATCAAATTTAACAACAATGGCGATGCAGGTGTAACATTGGCAATTGAAAAATCTAAAACTGCACCAGGTGCAGCAGCGCCAGTAATTACAGCTGGAACAGGAACATACAAAGGAATCGCAGGAATCCTAGTAAACACAGATAAAGGAAGATTAGACACAGTAACAAACTACGGAGATATCAAGGAAGATACATCAAAAACTCATGTAAGATCTTACGGTGCGGTTGTAAACAGCGGAAACTTCGTAAACTGGGGTAACATCGAATTATCTGATTCATTGTTGTCAGATGCAGCAAATGTTGAAAAGAATGACCTTAAAAAAGTAAATGTAGGTATTTTGGCTAATGACCATGAAAATGGAAGAGCAAACACTTACATAGAAAGTCACGGAGACATCAAAGTTGGAACAACTTCTAACCAAAATGTCGGAGGATTTGGAATTTACGGTTACAATGTAACAACAGGACCAAAAGCTGACGGAAGTGAAAGTACAATTACAATTAACAGAAACAGCTACGGTGTTTACTCTGGAGACGGAACTGTAAACATTCAAAAAGGAACTAAATTATTAGTTGGTAACGACACAGTCTTAGGACACGAACAAACAACAAAAGGAACTTCTAGTGCAGCAGGAGCTTACCCAATTAACAGACAAACTGCCTACACAGCAGCAACTGACTTATTGCCAGGAAGAACAACAGATGCGGCAGTCGGAGTTTATATTGGAAGCAACGAAAACTTGTCTAAACAAAATAGAAATGTTGATGTAAGTGCTAACATGGATATTGACAGATATTCATACGGTATCGTTTTAGCTGAAAACAACGGTGGTGCAACTACAAATGTAACAATTGGTAGTCCAACTTACTCACCAACAATTAACTTAGCTTCAAACACTAAAGCTGGTGGACAAGTTAAATCACATGTTCCAACTAACCCAGCAATACCTGAAGAAGTTTACGAACAAGGTAACGCAGTATACTACTACTCAGCTGATAAAAACTCTAAAGGTACAACTTATGCAAATATAACAATGAACGGAGATTACAACACAGCTTACCGTACAGCAGGAAGCATTGATAACCACGGAATAATTGATTTAAGAAGTCAATGGGATATTGCAAATCCAACAGTTGATAAGACTACAGGAGAAACAATAAACTTAGGATATGGAAACTTAGGTATCGTTTCAGAAAATCCTGATATAGCTTCAACAAACTACGGTAAAATTATTACAGGAATGTCTGATACGCAAAATATGAGATATTCAGCAGCAATGGCAGCAGGTAGAAATGTTTATGATTCAAACAATACTTTTGTTAAGACAGAAGCTGACGGATATGTAATAAATAGAGGAAACATTGTAGTTCAAGCAAAAGATGGAATTGGAATGTTCGCAACTGGTTCTCGTTCAAGAGCAATTAACTATGGTAACATCGAATTAATTGGAGATAATTCAACAGGTATGTACTTAGACCGTGGAGCAATTGGAGAAAACTACGGAACAATCGAAGGTAGTGCAAATAACCTTAGAGGTGTGGTTGCAATAAATGGAGGTTACATTAAGAACTATGGTACAATTAATGTAACAGGACAAAATTCTAATGGAATTGTAACTGACAGTTCAAGATTTATCGTTGATGCAAACGGAAATCCAGTTAAAATATTGAGTCCAACAGATGCGCAATATACTTCTTCACAAGCTACAACAGCTGGACAAAATAATGGAAAAGACGGATCTAAGGATCTATACGGTGGAAAAGAAAACTCAATAGCTGAATATACTTCAGGAAATCCTAAGACAACTGGTGTTGGAACAACTATTGCAATGCCAAGCGTAGTACCGATGACAACTATTACAGTTGATGGAGTAAACACTCCAATCTTCACAGTTGACACAGATGCAGCAACACAAGGTCAATGGGGAGAAAAAATTTCAATTACAAGCAGTATTCAAACTGGTGGAACAAGAATAATCGATCTATCTCAATTAGATGGATGGGGTAACAAGATGTGGAATAACTATCATACAGACCAGTTATCAGAAGTTACATCAATTGGAATGTATGTAGATACATCAGGAGTTAAATACAGTAACCCAATTAATGGAATTCAAAACTTGAAAAACTTAGGAGAAGTAAACTTATACTTCGGATCTGAAGCAACATTGTATACTAATGCAAAAGCTATAAGATTGGGAACTAATATTTTAAAACCATTTAATGATTCACTTACTAACTTACCTGGTGGAGCTGTAGTAAATCCATTATCTGCAAGTTTAACTTGGCAAGTAGCAGCAAAACTTGACGATAAGAACCAATTGACAGATGTTTACATGAGTAAAGTTCCTTACCATTCATTTGCATTCGATGATGATACTTCACTTGTAAACTTCACAAACAACTTGGATAATGTGTATGAAATCGTTGATTTCCATACTAACGAAAAAGAAATCTTCAATAAATTAAACAGCTTAGGAAATGGAGAAGGACACATTTTAGCACAAGCGTTTGATCAAATGAGAGCGCATATTTATGGTGGAATCCAACAAAGAACTGTAGCTACTGAAAAAGTATTCGATTCTCAAGTTAGCGGAGTTATGAGCGGCAACGGAATGGTTGGAAACCCTTCTAAAGATTCAACTAAGTATAAAGCATTTGGAGAAAGAGGAGAATACAAGACTGATACAAAAGGAATCCCTGATTATGAAAATTACGCTGGAGGATTTGTAGCAGTTCACGAAGGTGAATCAATTTACAAAGGTGAAAAACATGGTTGGTACACAGGTGTAGTTGACAACAACTTCTCATTCAAAGATATTGCTAGATCTCATGAAAATCAAGCTATGATTAAAGGTGGATTATTCAAAACAACTCCATTTGATGTAAACGGAGAATTTACTTGGACAATCGCTGGAGAAGGATACTTCGGAAGAACAGATACAAACCGTAGATTCTGGGTAGTTGACAAACAATATGATGCGGAAGCTCATTACTATACTTACGGTGTAGCTCTTAAAAATGAATTAGCTAAATCATTCAGATTAAGTGAAGGATTTGCAATTAAACCACATGTAGGAATTGACCTAGAATACGGAAGATATAGTTCATTCCATGAAGATGGAACAATGTCATTGGATGTTAAAGGAAATGATTATCATTCAATCAAACCAAACTTAGGTGTTGACTTTACATACAAACAACCTGTATTCAAAAAATCAATGTTTGTTGCAAGTTTAGGTTTAGGATATGAAAAAGAATTAGGAAGAGTAAATGATGTGACAAATGAAGCAAGAATTCAAGGAGCATGGACAGACTACTTCTCAATTCGTGGAGATAAAGAAAACAAAAAAGGAAACTACAAAGCTGATCTAAACTTAGGAATAGACAACGGAAGACTTGGATTTACAGTAAACGCTGGATATGATTCAACTGGTAAAAACTTCAGAGGTGGAGCTGGACTTAGATTTATATTCTAGTAAAAACTTTGTAGAAAAAAGTTCATAAAATGATTAATACATTAAAAAAATGGGAATTTAAGTTTTTGAGAACTTAGGTTCTCATTTTTTGCTTAAAAATTTAAAAAAAATACTTGATTTTTTTTGAAAAATAATGTATAATTATACTTGATAGTAAATAGTGAAAATAATTAAATTATTTAACTATAACCAAAGACAGTAGGTAGAATGGAAGTTCATAAAATCCTACCGAGGTAGTTGTAATGAATTATTGGAAGATTTAATAAAAATTCTTAGATAGATTTCGTTATAATAATACCTCTGGCTTATTGTTTTTGTTTCAGAGGCTTTTTTATTTGAGGAGGTGAACAAATTGCCAGCACAAGCAAAATTAGATGCAGTTAAAGAATTAACTGAGAAATTAAAAGATGCAAAAGCTATGGTTTTTGTTGATTATAAAGGAATCAGTGTTAATGAAGACACAGAACTTCGTAAAAATGCTAGAGAATCAAAAGTCGAATATTTCGTAGCGAAAAATAGACTTGTGAAAATTGCATTAAAAGAAGTTGGAATTGAAGAAGATTTTGATGACTTGTTAGAAGGAACAACATCTTTCGCAGTAGGTTACGAAGATGGAGTTGCACCATCAAAATTAATTTATGAATTTGGAAACAAATTAAAAGACAAATTAGTAATCAAAGGTGGAATGGTTGATGCAAAAAGAGTTGATGTTAAAACTGTAGAAGCATTAGCAAAATTACCATCAAGAGAAGAATTACTTGGTCAAATTGCTTACGGATTGTTATCGCCAGTTAGAATGTTAGCTGTAGCATTAACAAATGTAGCAGAACAAAAAGAAAATGGAGAACCAGCTGCTGAATAGTAAGCTGAAAAAATTTAAAATAAAAATAATTTAGGAGGAAATAAAATAATGGCATTTAATAAAGATCAATTTATAGAAGACTTAAAAGCTATGTCTGTATTAGAATTAAAAGAAGTAGTTGAAGCTATTGAAGAAACATTTGGAGTATCTGCACAACCAGTTGCAGTAGCAGGAGGAGCCGCAGCAGGAGGAGCCGCTGAAGAAAAAACTGAATTTGATGTAATCCTAGTATCTCCAGGAGGAGCTAAATTAGCAGTAATTAAAGAAGTAAGAGCAATTACAGGATTGGGATTAAAAGAAGCTAAAGAATTAGTTGAAGCTGGAGGAAAAGCAGTTAAAGAAGGAGCATCTAAAGAAGAAGCTGAAGAAATTAAAGGTAAATTAGAAGCTGCAGGAGCAACTGTTGAATTAAAATAGTTCACTTAAGCCAAATCAATAGTTAAGACACTCTTTTGAAAGAACAGGGAGTGTCTTTTTCCACTATTTTGCGTTTGAATATAAAAATTAAAGTATATTTATTGGATTTTTACAATTTGATAAATATATTTTGGAATATAAAGAGAAAATCGTATAAATACGGTCTTTTTTGTATTAATTTTTATGTTGAAAAAAATTTAAAATTTAATTATTTTGTGGATTTTGAAAATAATTAAATATAAAAATCAAATTAAATAAGAACATTCAAGTAAAGTTTAATTTTAGAATTTAATTTTAATAAAAGTGAATATGTTCTATGACAGGGAGGAATTTTTTAAATGGACAAACTTATTGAAAGATATAGTTTTGGAAAAATAGTAGACAGAGGGGAAATGCCACATTTTTTAGAGTTTCAGATAAATTCTTACGAAGACTTTTTACAGACAAAATTGCCACCTCAAAAAAGAGAAAATAAAGGATTTGAGTCAATTTTTAACGAAATTTTTCCAATTGAATCAAGCAACGGACTGCTAAAATTGGAATACTTGTGGTATGAAATTCACGAAAATGACGAGCCATTAAACGACGAACTAGAGTGTAAAAAAAGAGGTAAGACATATTCCGGTCAATTAAAAGTTAGATTAAAATTAACTAATAAAAGAACAGGAGAAATTCAGGAAACACTAGTTCATTTTGGAGATATACCACTTATGACAGATAAAGCGACATTCATTATAAATGGTGCAGAAAGAGTTGTTATTTCACAGCTTCATAGATCTCCAGGAATAACTTTTAATAAAGAATTAAACATTCAGACAGGAAAAGATGTATTTATCGGAAAGATAATTCCTTATAAAGGAACTTGGCTTGAGTTCGAAACGGATAAAAATGATGTTCTTAATGTAAAAATTGATAGAAGGAAGAAGGTTTTACTTCCAGTTTTCTTAAAAGCAGTTGATTTTTTTGAATCAAACGAACAAATTATGGATGAATTTTTTGAAGCGAAAACTGTTGATTTATCGGAAATTTATGAAAAATATAAAGGGAACGAATTAGATGATGTTTTGCGTTCGAAACTGGAAGGAAGTTTTGTAAGAGAAGATGTAATTGATGAGGAAACAGGAGAATTTATTGTTGAATCTAAAGAATTGATTGACGGAGTTGTCATTGAAAAAATATTGGATGAAAAACTTCAAAAACTTGATATTTGGGAAGTTAAACCTGAAGATAGAATTATTGCAAATGCTATGTTAAATGATAGCACAACAACAAATGACGAAGCTGTAATTGAAGTGTTTAGAAAATTAAGACCAGGGGATTTGGTTACAGTTGACAGTGCCAGATCGCTTGTAAAACAAATGTTTTTTAATCCACAAAGATATGATTTAGCCGATGTGGGAAGATATAAAATTAACAAAAGACTTAAAATTAATGTGCCAGAAGACGAAATTGTACTTACAAAAGAAGATGTTTTACATACAATTGAATATGTAAAAAATCTTGTGAGCGGAGAAGGATTTACAGATGATATTGACAACTTGTCAAACCGTCGTGTAAGAGGAGTTGGAGAGCTACTTTCAATTCAAATAAAAGGTGGAATGTTAAAAATGTCTAAAATGGTAAGAGAAAAAATGACTATTCAAGACATTACAACTTTAACGCCACAAAGTTTGTTAAATACAAAACCATTGAATGCTTTAATTCTTGAGTTTTTTGGAAGCGGACAATTATCTCAATTTATGGATCAGTCAAATCCGTTGTCAGAATTGACTCATAAAAGAAGAATTTCTGCGTTAGGACCTGGAGGACTTTCAAGAGATAGAGCAGGATTTGAGGTGCGTGATGTTCACAATTCTCACTATGGTAGAATTTGTCCAATAGAAACGCCAGAAGGACCGAATATCGGACTTATTGCTTCACTTTCAAC
This genomic stretch from Leptotrichia sp. oral taxon 218 harbors:
- a CDS encoding autotransporter-associated N-terminal domain-containing protein, which produces MNYARKDNDKLIKGSSLELVKLMEQGDQVVKSPWGSQQFGFGYTYNSWGTSFKGRGGKQNDIKYRRTNDLTKYVYDPNLHEYGATNLHIKRNKEPDALVINPANVHKSYTPPTATRMDTMTMIDGPQFNPQIKILNGAYYGLYSINVNGQEYTDPKIADDYNAAQYNSLNLTTSTSDHSNNQNNNTSSGSATLTTASPGNLKIGGSTNRVGWYHTGTSWTGSSINALTRGVIHMSDVNNLTSSSYYISYSNLNGATGGNNQFYNEHTGNYGEISAGSSTADKIFLDISNNFTINPSIINTGSRTFDIEFNIDRGSGFTAVKNSSGTLNFVNDDGYTIFNINGNNNNGIHNLGTIDYSTGNYYNQFNINGNSNNGIYSAGTVNSSFNTFNINGNNNNGIYSTGTANITNSNFNVNDGVVNGYDYNTGVLITSGSNSSNSSNYIVNGSRSSGIFLTGGSITSSRDEISVGGSESNGIYLSSGTISSTIDNYGRGFIKVSGGSSNGVFVKRGATVTTVDDDFTISGNGSNGINIESGATVGTVQSSSFTVGGSGNGSNGIYAQSGSTLSNINSTSFSVTGNGSNGANLQNGLATNFSNITATVSGSGSTGITLNTQKPHTFIGANTFTVSGGNASSGIYLYDSEGFTMNATGNAANSSFDVSNNSIGVGINVNDSVTKAKTITFSTASTPGNTHYRTYMKLTGNGSNGSNPNTEGSIGFNIQNGRMTSAATDTNKKVEITGMLDVEVAGNNNELYKNNSYIKELKISNGSGLSSTGTADPNAMIASYNNGYGLIDVDGDRNIVFSNLGFVKTGSVDLNAITIDGNNNAVAYFAGSNVDFRNARTGNEGKIGYFGISDSDVIKLQGSIGGNGASDANVGVYAVSGQRKGLGTYDAIGDNTSGSGNTLSNLNVSDLNIGFSKYSTNGTLVYSAKGTVVEVKNDSNNYNRDKASNHVNTISDGIVLDNKSGGNFSPYKWGYTTDYDLRSTGTTIAYSKGVWDWSGLMYDSTPTALTNSPSEIIIGSAVDMASKSGIAYRAEKGGKVTVGSSILKNGTDKINTRAGGTNSVIAYADGNNVTNVKHENNGNYASKKGNIHMDSSLIEIQGDIVAADDGVFSSNVLGSTAADKLQAYNNIAAYAVNGGDILIKTSGTVPTDAKEADDTKDADNKGSLIYGLGAYASGSGSNVIYTSDGNGATIISGTKGALYAEDNGYIEFKGNIVNQNNDVATVITDTTNATVKVSPNRSGTGQNLIGSDHNNVAPFFVKRSSFNDEAAITFNDTTNIDMYNGVLLVGNEYYHNNALSRDYNRGFSDYYKGAGIPATQDEQTKYKNAKYRGMENVSVKILSNDVNLGLVNQYGEELNWDSTRNASSTGTNFLQGIADYAKLNKIENFGTNSKRTNNEYSFSTSLINGKLKVTADVDLEDHLVTGSDSTITGATNKNANDPFNDIAMESELVTFDNNVNVAGDVKYLAGKKQGLNMANSLYRWNDDDLKNRRESTASLVKTEAKDSGYILKKAKLNVWGGSANPGDSITGVNVAYGTIDNQKDSKIYVDHGNGIVGTDGSILKNEGKIYVTGKYDPATQAGYTGLTATPRTGATVETQVDSTKGENYGIVGISTQNVREHQNYGGNRYGENKVEIENKDGSIEVDGKLAVGIYGENINQSGTTFTDQYAKKSNINIAYDNQNSTSPDAIKVNYGAGTASGTQTVKENKALRGVGIALVEHDKDRTAANRGGIITLNTQNKGIANTADILTFENGIGIYGESADIRFKGDSTGLTVDTGSDGAGVWVTDDSNISSHADRIAGAKTLNYNYKGYDNKKGFAMVFGSTDSNNTYGGTNATNYMDIKFNNNGDAGVTLAIEKSKTAPGAAAPVITAGTGTYKGIAGILVNTDKGRLDTVTNYGDIKEDTSKTHVRSYGAVVNSGNFVNWGNIELSDSLLSDAANVEKNDLKKVNVGILANDHENGRANTYIESHGDIKVGTTSNQNVGGFGIYGYNVTTGPKADGSESTITINRNSYGVYSGDGTVNIQKGTKLLVGNDTVLGHEQTTKGTSSAAGAYPINRQTAYTAATDLLPGRTTDAAVGVYIGSNENLSKQNRNVDVSANMDIDRYSYGIVLAENNGGATTNVTIGSPTYSPTINLASNTKAGGQVKSHVPTNPAIPEEVYEQGNAVYYYSADKNSKGTTYANITMNGDYNTAYRTAGSIDNHGIIDLRSQWDIANPTVDKTTGETINLGYGNLGIVSENPDIASTNYGKIITGMSDTQNMRYSAAMAAGRNVYDSNNTFVKTEADGYVINRGNIVVQAKDGIGMFATGSRSRAINYGNIELIGDNSTGMYLDRGAIGENYGTIEGSANNLRGVVAINGGYIKNYGTINVTGQNSNGIVTDSSRFIVDANGNPVKILSPTDAQYTSSQATTAGQNNGKDGSKDLYGGKENSIAEYTSGNPKTTGVGTTIAMPSVVPMTTITVDGVNTPIFTVDTDAATQGQWGEKISITSSIQTGGTRIIDLSQLDGWGNKMWNNYHTDQLSEVTSIGMYVDTSGVKYSNPINGIQNLKNLGEVNLYFGSEATLYTNAKAIRLGTNILKPFNDSLTNLPGGAVVNPLSASLTWQVAAKLDDKNQLTDVYMSKVPYHSFAFDDDTSLVNFTNNLDNVYEIVDFHTNEKEIFNKLNSLGNGEGHILAQAFDQMRAHIYGGIQQRTVATEKVFDSQVSGVMSGNGMVGNPSKDSTKYKAFGERGEYKTDTKGIPDYENYAGGFVAVHEGESIYKGEKHGWYTGVVDNNFSFKDIARSHENQAMIKGGLFKTTPFDVNGEFTWTIAGEGYFGRTDTNRRFWVVDKQYDAEAHYYTYGVALKNELAKSFRLSEGFAIKPHVGIDLEYGRYSSFHEDGTMSLDVKGNDYHSIKPNLGVDFTYKQPVFKKSMFVASLGLGYEKELGRVNDVTNEARIQGAWTDYFSIRGDKENKKGNYKADLNLGIDNGRLGFTVNAGYDSTGKNFRGGAGLRFIF
- the rplJ gene encoding 50S ribosomal protein L10; protein product: MPAQAKLDAVKELTEKLKDAKAMVFVDYKGISVNEDTELRKNARESKVEYFVAKNRLVKIALKEVGIEEDFDDLLEGTTSFAVGYEDGVAPSKLIYEFGNKLKDKLVIKGGMVDAKRVDVKTVEALAKLPSREELLGQIAYGLLSPVRMLAVALTNVAEQKENGEPAAE
- the rplL gene encoding 50S ribosomal protein L7/L12, which produces MAFNKDQFIEDLKAMSVLELKEVVEAIEETFGVSAQPVAVAGGAAAGGAAEEKTEFDVILVSPGGAKLAVIKEVRAITGLGLKEAKELVEAGGKAVKEGASKEEAEEIKGKLEAAGATVELK